A single region of the Carassius auratus strain Wakin unplaced genomic scaffold, ASM336829v1 scaf_tig00214442, whole genome shotgun sequence genome encodes:
- the LOC113092084 gene encoding CD209 antigen-like protein D, with the protein MDVKRAEMSYALYEDVIRTESERAEIMVDIYESADCVRDHDFRKETNTQQPQQQTGSDSVKIRCSRAAAVCLVLLSVLLLTAVTALCVHIYTNNTNYTQERDQLLTKINILTEERNQLLTKINSLTEERGQMLTNTTNLSDEREWLQTNNSDHIQLNKQLNQEKNEPFECFNGMDGWLYYKCSFYYISSEMKSWTESRRYCTERGADLVIINNTEKQKTVDKIRDGKTGFWIGLTDSEEEGNWKWVDGSTLTSGFWGSGQPDGKTSENCAVSYSSVFHDYPCNTIFKWICEKNILERTLKDQDFFII; encoded by the exons ATGGACGTCAAAAGAGCAGAAATGTCTTATGCTCTTTATGAAGATGTGATCAGAACTGAGTCTGAGAGAGCGGAGATTATGGTGGATATCTATGAGAGTGCAGATTGTGTGAGAGATCATGACTTCAGGAAAGAGACAAACACACAGCAACCACAACAGCAAACAG GAAGTGATTCAGTGAAGATCAGATGCTCCAGGGCAGCTGcagtgtgtttggttctgctgtctgttcttctgctgactgcagtcaCAGCGCTGTGTGTCCACATCTATACAAACAACACAAACTACACACAAGAGAGAGATCAGCTACTAACCAAGATTAACATCCTCACAGAAGAGAGAAACCAGCTACTAACCAAGATCAACAGCCTCACAGAAGAGAGAGGCCAGATGTTGACCAACACTACTAACCTGAGCGATGAGAGAGAATGGCTACAAACTAACAACAGCGACCATATTCAATTAAACAAACAGTTAAATCAAGAGAAAAATGAACCGTTTGAGTGTTTTAATGGAATGG ATGGATGGTTATactataaatgtagtttttactacATTTCCTCCGAGATGAAGAGCTGGACTGAGAGCAGAAGATACTgtacagagagaggagcagatctgGTCATCattaacaacacagagaaacaa AAAACTGTTGATAAAATACGAGATGGCAAGACTGGATTCTGGATTGGTCTGACTGACAGTGAAGAAGAGGGCAActggaaatgggttgatggcagcaCACTGACCTCTGG GTTCTGGGGGTCTGGACAGCCCGATGGAAAAACAAGCGAGAATTGTGCTGTTTCTTATTCATCAGTGTTTCATGACTATCCATGTAACACCATTTTTAAATGGATCTGTGAGAAGAACATTTTGGAAAGAACACTTAAAGACCaggatttttttatcatttag